In Chitinophaga nivalis, a single genomic region encodes these proteins:
- a CDS encoding AraC family transcriptional regulator, with protein MKKYRQDTIRSYRLEQLQRIPGLQIDVHYIPDGASHPAHHTNADVSKPHRHEFYTLGISGQFPSSHMVDFRVITMPPNSLFLLTPGQVHLVADAVSPSDIFLISFTPDFLPAAAPPLPISMDVPVIPDAADYKEIRHISQQLENEFLYRKALQHPVLQHYLALLLTLFTRCLPERATHTLQPELLQQFRELIEINLRNWTSSGDYARALHVTPGHLNDVVKQHTGQTATALLAARRILEAKRMLLHSDEGIKEIAWYLQFNEVTYFNRFFKQHTGQTPAAFRISSRGMYNHIPE; from the coding sequence ATGAAAAAATACAGGCAAGATACCATTCGTTCCTACCGGCTGGAGCAATTACAAAGAATTCCGGGGCTGCAGATAGATGTACATTACATCCCTGACGGCGCATCGCATCCGGCACACCATACCAATGCAGATGTGAGTAAACCACACCGGCATGAGTTTTATACCCTGGGCATCAGCGGACAATTCCCCAGCTCCCACATGGTTGACTTCCGGGTGATAACGATGCCTCCGAACAGTCTTTTTTTATTGACACCGGGGCAGGTACACCTGGTGGCGGATGCCGTATCTCCGTCCGATATATTTCTGATTTCCTTTACGCCCGATTTTTTGCCGGCTGCCGCACCGCCATTGCCCATCTCTATGGATGTACCCGTGATACCGGATGCAGCCGATTATAAGGAAATCCGGCATATCAGTCAGCAGCTGGAAAATGAATTCCTCTATCGCAAAGCATTGCAACATCCGGTACTCCAACATTATCTGGCGTTGTTACTCACGCTGTTTACCCGTTGTTTACCAGAACGGGCTACCCATACCTTACAACCCGAACTGCTGCAGCAATTCCGGGAACTGATCGAAATAAATTTACGGAACTGGACCAGCTCCGGAGATTATGCCCGGGCATTGCATGTAACGCCGGGGCATTTGAATGATGTGGTAAAACAACATACCGGGCAAACGGCTACGGCCTTGCTGGCCGCCCGCCGCATACTGGAAGCCAAACGGATGCTGTTGCATTCCGATGAAGGCATCAAGGAAATTGCCTGGTACCTGCAGTTCAATGAAGTCACCTACTTCAACCGCTTCTTCAAACAACACACCGGGCAAACACCGGCGGCATTCCGGATCTCCAGCCGGGGAATGTATAATCATATCCCTGAATAG
- a CDS encoding siderophore-interacting protein, translated as MPSIKDRATSLLMSTIGKTASVTRVQFINNELLQADLQLTQPLPDRSTQHLKCEVAPYTYRDYTVASWNAVTQTATLLINCRHDGPGSRWAQQLRSGTTVSYAGPGGGLHQPTKAACLVCIGDASAAGHFHSLYIRRNHEQQFHTFLQLEDHTIRQLLQMPVQPLSNNGYFTTDLHEWLYHYNFPADNTTYYVAGNSRMVVQIRKSLRQQGGQVKAQGFWD; from the coding sequence ATGCCTTCTATTAAAGACAGGGCTACGTCATTACTGATGTCGACCATCGGAAAAACTGCCAGTGTTACCCGCGTACAATTTATCAACAACGAGTTGTTACAGGCAGACCTCCAATTAACGCAACCATTGCCGGATCGCAGCACGCAACATCTTAAATGTGAAGTAGCTCCTTATACTTATCGTGACTACACTGTAGCGAGTTGGAATGCAGTCACGCAAACGGCTACCTTGCTCATCAACTGCCGGCACGATGGTCCCGGCAGCAGATGGGCACAGCAATTACGTTCCGGCACAACCGTGAGTTATGCCGGGCCGGGAGGCGGATTACATCAACCTACCAAAGCCGCATGCCTCGTATGCATTGGCGACGCCAGTGCTGCCGGGCATTTTCACTCCCTGTATATCCGACGGAATCACGAACAGCAATTCCATACCTTCCTGCAATTGGAAGACCACACAATACGCCAGCTGTTGCAGATGCCTGTACAGCCGCTCAGCAACAACGGCTATTTCACTACAGACCTGCATGAATGGCTGTATCATTACAACTTTCCGGCTGATAACACCACATACTATGTAGCAGGAAACAGCCGGATGGTAGTACAAATACGTAAATCATTACGACAACAGGGTGGACAGGTAAAAGCGCAGGGCTTCTGGGATTAA
- a CDS encoding response regulator transcription factor: protein MKKVWPINPNHLGEAKVLEVAGLHKESTEVLQQLAKDICNLVIMDIEIPGLTAIEAASIVKAAYPDINVLLLTLNEKGQSVTPVPTVKSGFNVDHIPPVSLSEFIAQVYETALQSNLVAVNKVLAFFRKEKHTYQDPYGLSPREKEILRCLVNGDTYKQVADVCHISVGTVRSHIMNIYRKLDVNSRSNAIVKAMKEQLV, encoded by the coding sequence ATGAAAAAAGTGTGGCCAATTAATCCAAATCATTTGGGAGAAGCAAAAGTTTTAGAAGTTGCGGGATTGCACAAAGAATCAACAGAAGTGTTACAACAATTAGCAAAAGATATCTGCAACCTGGTTATTATGGACATAGAGATACCTGGATTGACCGCTATAGAAGCTGCCAGCATAGTGAAAGCTGCTTATCCTGATATAAACGTGCTATTGCTTACCCTGAATGAAAAAGGACAATCAGTAACGCCGGTGCCAACGGTAAAAAGTGGTTTTAATGTGGATCATATTCCACCTGTTTCTTTATCTGAATTTATTGCTCAGGTATATGAAACGGCGCTGCAATCGAATTTGGTAGCAGTGAATAAAGTATTGGCTTTTTTCCGAAAAGAAAAGCATACTTATCAAGACCCCTATGGTTTGTCTCCGCGGGAAAAGGAAATACTACGTTGTCTGGTAAATGGCGACACTTACAAACAAGTCGCTGATGTTTGCCACATCAGTGTTGGCACCGTACGCTCCCATATAATGAATATCTACCGTAAACTGGATGTGAATTCCCGTTCAAATGCAATCGTAAAAGCGATGAAAGAGCAACTGGTATAA
- a CDS encoding sulfatase family protein, with protein MKKIVRFTGLLLLTAVSFSFVKPLPPAKRPNVVIIFMDDMGYGDLECYAGTPWHTPHINRMAAQGMRFTYFYVAQAVCSASRAALLTGCYPNRIGIHGALWPTAPMALDTGEQTIAGVLKQQGYHTGMVGKWHLGSKVPWLPLQHGFDEYLGLPYSNDMWPVHYDGKPYADTSTHPRAKYPPLPLIAGNNPVKYIRTLEDQAQLTTMYTERACRFIRENRRQPFFLYLAHSMPHVPIAVSDKHKGKSKDGLFGDVMTEIDWSVGQVMKTLEDNGLAENTLVIFTSDNGPWLNYGNHAGNTGGLREGKGTSWEGGIRVPCIMRWPGKIPAGTVCNKMAATIDLLPTIANLCGAALPVRKIDGVNVSSLLFNNPDITPRDEFAVYYEVNSLQAIRKGPWKLVLPHRSRSYKLNVPGYDGFPGAQPVVPVVQALYDMRRDPGETLDVQQQFPDVVKELLAVAEKYRKDLGDDLTGEKGNGRRKAGEVQK; from the coding sequence ATGAAAAAAATTGTACGTTTTACGGGACTACTCTTATTAACTGCTGTTTCATTCAGTTTTGTAAAACCTTTGCCACCGGCAAAAAGGCCTAATGTGGTGATCATTTTTATGGATGATATGGGATATGGTGATCTGGAATGTTATGCAGGCACCCCATGGCATACCCCTCATATTAATCGCATGGCCGCACAGGGTATGCGCTTCACTTATTTTTATGTAGCCCAGGCTGTTTGTTCTGCTTCGCGGGCGGCTTTGCTGACGGGATGTTATCCCAACCGTATCGGTATTCACGGCGCGTTGTGGCCTACCGCTCCGATGGCGTTGGATACCGGCGAGCAAACCATTGCCGGTGTATTAAAACAACAGGGATATCATACCGGTATGGTGGGTAAATGGCATCTGGGTAGTAAAGTGCCCTGGCTGCCGTTGCAGCATGGATTTGATGAATACCTGGGTTTACCTTATTCCAATGATATGTGGCCGGTACATTACGATGGAAAGCCTTATGCTGATACTTCCACACATCCCCGTGCAAAATATCCGCCGTTGCCGCTGATAGCAGGAAATAACCCCGTGAAATATATCCGGACGCTGGAAGATCAGGCGCAGCTGACAACGATGTATACTGAGCGTGCCTGTCGTTTTATCCGTGAAAACCGGCGGCAACCTTTTTTCCTGTATCTCGCGCATAGTATGCCGCATGTGCCCATAGCCGTATCAGACAAACATAAAGGAAAGAGTAAGGATGGTTTGTTTGGAGATGTGATGACGGAGATCGACTGGTCTGTAGGGCAGGTGATGAAAACATTGGAAGATAATGGTCTGGCAGAGAATACCCTGGTTATTTTTACCAGTGACAACGGACCATGGCTGAATTATGGCAATCATGCCGGTAATACCGGTGGGTTGCGGGAAGGTAAAGGAACGTCGTGGGAAGGAGGGATACGGGTGCCCTGTATTATGCGGTGGCCCGGAAAAATTCCTGCCGGTACGGTATGTAATAAAATGGCTGCGACGATTGATTTGTTACCCACTATTGCGAACCTTTGCGGGGCTGCATTGCCAGTCAGAAAAATAGATGGTGTAAATGTATCTTCATTATTATTTAACAATCCTGATATAACCCCCAGGGATGAATTTGCTGTATATTATGAGGTCAATAGTTTGCAGGCGATCCGGAAGGGGCCCTGGAAACTGGTATTACCTCATCGCTCCCGCAGCTATAAGTTGAATGTACCCGGTTATGATGGATTTCCGGGGGCCCAGCCGGTGGTACCGGTTGTGCAGGCGTTGTATGATATGCGTCGTGATCCGGGAGAAACCTTGGATGTGCAGCAGCAATTTCCGGATGTTGTAAAGGAGCTGTTGGCGGTGGCAGAAAAGTATCGGAAAGACCTCGGAGATGACTTGACCGGAGAAAAGGGAAATGGACGTAGAAAAGCAGGGGAGGTGCAAAAATAA
- a CDS encoding alpha-L-fucosidase has translation MKKCRLLVMACLLCLSQVQAQEKKIFNETDQQKEQRLSWWTHDRFGMFIHWGLYSLPARHEWVKNRERLTDSAYQPYFDRFNPDLYNPREWARMAREAGMKYAVITTKHHEGFCLFDSKFTTYKATNTAAGKDLIKEWVDAFRAEGLKVGFYYSLIDWHHPDFTIDEMHPQRPTDPKKYEQLNKGRDMAKYRTYLYNQVKELMTNYGKIDMLWTDFSYPGEHGKGHEDWGSIELLKMVRKLQPGIIVNNRLDLESYADGGDFVTPEQYKVASWPTKNGKRIPWETCQTFSGSWGYHRDETSWKDNKQLLVLLIESVSKGGNLLLNVGPTARGLFDTRAQDRLKGMGDWMLVNGRSVYGCTQAPDHIKRPENSLLTYNPATKRLYVHLLDYPLQRFELPDMKGKVKYAQFLHDGSEIRMSNTEGGAVALDLPVHKPGVEIPVIELILE, from the coding sequence ATGAAAAAATGCAGATTGTTAGTTATGGCCTGTTTGTTATGCTTGTCGCAGGTGCAGGCGCAGGAAAAAAAGATCTTTAATGAAACCGATCAGCAGAAAGAACAGCGGTTAAGCTGGTGGACGCATGATCGTTTCGGGATGTTTATCCACTGGGGATTATATTCGCTGCCAGCCCGGCATGAGTGGGTGAAAAACCGGGAACGCCTTACAGACAGTGCTTACCAACCTTACTTCGACCGGTTCAATCCGGATCTGTACAATCCCCGGGAATGGGCGCGTATGGCGCGGGAAGCGGGAATGAAATATGCAGTGATCACCACCAAACACCACGAAGGATTTTGTTTATTTGATTCTAAATTTACTACTTACAAGGCCACCAATACCGCCGCCGGAAAAGACCTGATTAAAGAATGGGTAGATGCTTTCCGGGCAGAAGGATTAAAGGTGGGATTTTACTATTCGCTGATCGACTGGCATCATCCGGATTTTACCATTGATGAGATGCATCCGCAACGGCCAACAGATCCGAAAAAATACGAACAGCTGAATAAAGGAAGGGATATGGCAAAGTACCGCACGTATCTCTACAACCAGGTAAAGGAACTGATGACCAACTACGGCAAAATAGATATGCTGTGGACCGATTTTTCCTATCCGGGCGAGCATGGAAAAGGGCATGAAGACTGGGGATCTATCGAATTGCTGAAAATGGTACGGAAGCTGCAACCGGGCATTATTGTGAATAACCGGCTGGACCTGGAGAGCTATGCAGATGGGGGTGATTTTGTGACGCCGGAGCAATATAAAGTAGCCAGCTGGCCTACTAAAAACGGCAAGCGTATTCCCTGGGAAACCTGTCAGACTTTTTCCGGTTCCTGGGGATATCACCGGGATGAAACTTCCTGGAAGGATAATAAACAATTACTGGTGTTGCTGATTGAATCTGTGAGCAAGGGTGGTAATCTGTTGCTGAATGTAGGCCCTACTGCCCGTGGTTTATTTGATACCCGTGCGCAGGATCGTTTGAAAGGAATGGGTGACTGGATGCTGGTCAACGGACGATCTGTTTATGGATGCACCCAGGCGCCGGATCATATCAAGCGGCCGGAGAACAGTTTACTGACCTATAATCCTGCTACCAAACGTTTATATGTGCACTTGCTGGACTATCCGCTGCAACGTTTTGAATTACCGGATATGAAGGGAAAAGTAAAGTATGCACAGTTCTTACATGATGGTTCTGAAATCAGGATGAGTAATACAGAGGGCGGTGCTGTGGCATTGGATTTACCGGTGCATAAACCCGGTGTGGAAATACCTGTGATAGAGCTGATACTGGAGTAA
- a CDS encoding alpha-L-fucosidase, whose product MVRKIPLLLFVLCSCMAMAVQSQDMPDMWTRNSSNHTHPGLKWFSEAKFGLFIHWGLYAQLAGKWNDSSYYGSGEWIMQRAKAPAAAYAQVASSFNPVKFDAEAWVKTAKASGFKYIVITAKHHEGFSMYDSKVTEFDIMDATPYKKDPMKALSVACRQQGIPFGFYYSQFLDWHEPNGGGNNWDFDPQQKDYLAYYRSKSIPQLKELLTNYGPLGLVWFDMPGGLTKAQTQQLTDTLRRLQPGCLFSSRIGHELGDYRDFGDSEVPPVPIPGAWESIYTHNDSWGYIRHDLNFKSPASLIRLLSNVASKGGNLLLNVGPDGDGAWPAASIQYLQAVGKWLLVYGESIYGTTWGLIPAQPWGVTTSKPGKLFLHVWQAPDSRRLRVPGLTAKIRSVKIAGNNTPLTWQQLPEETIIRLPVTLPDTRNTVLIVEYKGIQPDLSQLRTQTISSDYPSAEIPAVWAIFNGRATPKLFTYSHYFGDWKHENCATGLRQPEDALVFPLEVQNAGDYRVILDYACEPDSAGQQGVVTVGGQQLPFLSLATGKYNSHAPMQFIQHAVGIIHLDQTGKHNLTVKPVAGNNKELCRLRKIILQPVK is encoded by the coding sequence ATGGTCCGCAAAATTCCACTATTACTCTTCGTCCTCTGTAGCTGTATGGCCATGGCGGTGCAATCGCAGGATATGCCCGATATGTGGACCCGCAACAGCAGTAATCACACCCATCCCGGGCTGAAATGGTTCTCCGAAGCTAAATTTGGTCTCTTCATACACTGGGGCCTTTATGCACAACTGGCCGGTAAATGGAACGACAGCAGCTATTACGGTAGCGGTGAATGGATCATGCAACGGGCCAAAGCCCCTGCAGCCGCCTATGCACAGGTGGCGTCTTCCTTTAATCCCGTAAAATTTGATGCGGAAGCATGGGTGAAGACCGCCAAAGCGTCCGGCTTTAAATACATCGTCATCACCGCCAAACACCACGAAGGCTTCAGCATGTACGATTCCAAAGTCACAGAATTCGATATCATGGATGCCACCCCCTATAAAAAAGATCCCATGAAAGCCTTGTCTGTAGCCTGCCGGCAACAAGGTATCCCATTCGGGTTCTATTATTCCCAGTTTCTCGACTGGCATGAACCCAATGGCGGTGGCAATAACTGGGATTTCGACCCGCAACAAAAAGACTATCTGGCCTACTACCGCAGCAAATCTATTCCACAATTGAAAGAACTCCTTACTAATTACGGCCCGCTCGGATTAGTATGGTTTGATATGCCCGGTGGACTGACCAAAGCACAGACACAACAACTGACAGATACCCTGCGCCGCTTACAACCCGGTTGCCTGTTCAGCAGCCGTATCGGACATGAACTGGGCGATTACCGCGACTTCGGCGATTCGGAAGTACCACCCGTACCGATTCCCGGCGCCTGGGAATCTATTTATACCCATAACGATTCCTGGGGCTATATCCGGCATGATCTCAACTTTAAATCTCCGGCATCTCTTATCCGGCTCTTATCCAACGTGGCATCCAAAGGCGGCAACCTGTTGCTGAATGTAGGTCCGGATGGTGATGGCGCATGGCCGGCTGCTTCCATTCAGTACCTGCAGGCAGTAGGGAAGTGGTTGCTGGTATACGGTGAAAGTATTTACGGCACCACCTGGGGGCTTATTCCGGCCCAGCCCTGGGGAGTAACCACCAGCAAGCCAGGGAAACTGTTCCTGCATGTCTGGCAGGCGCCGGATAGCCGTCGTTTGCGCGTGCCGGGACTGACCGCAAAAATCCGTTCCGTGAAAATAGCCGGTAACAATACCCCCCTGACCTGGCAGCAATTGCCGGAAGAAACCATCATCCGGCTGCCGGTAACGTTGCCGGATACACGTAACACGGTATTGATCGTGGAATATAAGGGAATACAGCCCGATTTGTCGCAGTTGCGTACACAAACCATCAGCAGCGACTATCCCTCCGCAGAAATCCCCGCAGTATGGGCCATATTCAACGGACGGGCTACGCCTAAACTGTTTACCTACTCCCATTACTTCGGCGACTGGAAACATGAAAATTGTGCGACCGGTCTGCGGCAACCGGAAGATGCGCTGGTATTTCCCCTGGAAGTACAAAACGCCGGCGACTACCGGGTCATACTGGATTATGCCTGCGAGCCGGATAGCGCCGGACAACAAGGCGTGGTGACGGTAGGCGGGCAGCAGCTACCTTTTCTGTCGCTGGCCACCGGTAAATATAACAGTCACGCGCCGATGCAGTTTATACAGCATGCGGTGGGTATTATACACCTGGATCAGACAGGGAAACATAACCTGACGGTAAAACCGGTGGCAGGTAATAACAAGGAATTATGCCGGTTGCGGAAGATCATCCTGCAACCCGTGAAATAA
- a CDS encoding TetR/AcrR family transcriptional regulator, whose protein sequence is MKPKDDKKIAQIFQASLRLVGKKGLAGITMSDISKEAGIATGTLYVYFTGKDELINALFASCRANSVQVSFKGYNPLAPFKPGFRSVWMNILRYRLQHFEESVFTEQCYHSPFITATTREKARQLAAPFYEMIERGKSEQLLKKTDTNLLLAFIMGAMNELVKQTHYSGVPLTRSKINTTFDLCWDAIKA, encoded by the coding sequence GTGAAACCGAAAGATGATAAAAAGATAGCGCAGATTTTTCAGGCGTCTCTCCGGCTGGTAGGCAAGAAAGGGCTGGCAGGTATCACGATGAGCGACATCTCCAAGGAAGCCGGCATCGCTACCGGCACCTTATACGTTTACTTCACCGGTAAAGACGAACTGATCAACGCCCTGTTTGCTTCCTGCCGCGCCAACTCCGTACAGGTATCTTTCAAAGGATATAATCCCCTGGCCCCGTTTAAACCCGGGTTCAGAAGTGTATGGATGAACATACTCCGGTACCGGCTGCAGCACTTTGAAGAATCTGTTTTCACCGAACAATGTTATCACTCCCCTTTTATTACGGCAACGACCCGCGAAAAAGCCCGTCAGCTGGCCGCTCCGTTCTATGAAATGATAGAAAGAGGGAAATCAGAACAACTGCTCAAAAAAACCGACACCAACCTCCTCCTGGCCTTTATCATGGGCGCCATGAATGAGCTGGTGAAACAAACCCACTACAGTGGTGTGCCACTTACCCGATCGAAAATCAATACCACTTTCGACCTTTGCTGGGATGCCATCAAAGCGTAA
- a CDS encoding universal stress protein produces the protein MSEIMIAVDLSSFSESVISTGVELANKLQVPVTLLTVLELGIGLGLPEAGPIVVDDIPARTEEVTARLEVYKTRYPDTQIRIQTEVSTSSPANEILEQAHNGTTSILVVGTHGRTGLDHMLVGSNAEYIVRHARIPVLVVPYNQAAH, from the coding sequence ATGTCAGAAATCATGATCGCAGTAGATCTGAGCAGCTTTTCAGAAAGCGTGATCAGCACCGGCGTTGAGCTGGCCAACAAACTACAGGTGCCTGTTACCCTCCTGACGGTTCTGGAATTGGGAATTGGCCTCGGATTACCGGAAGCAGGTCCCATCGTAGTAGATGATATTCCCGCCCGCACCGAGGAAGTAACCGCACGGCTGGAAGTATACAAAACCCGGTACCCCGATACCCAGATCCGGATACAAACCGAAGTAAGTACCAGCAGCCCCGCCAACGAAATATTGGAACAGGCACATAATGGTACCACTTCCATACTGGTAGTAGGCACACATGGCCGCACCGGTCTGGACCACATGCTCGTAGGCAGCAATGCGGAATACATTGTTCGTCACGCACGTATCCCTGTATTGGTAGTGCCTTATAACCAGGCTGCTCATTAA
- a CDS encoding T9SS type A sorting domain-containing protein: MILAGTAIRAQSATWLHPNSSIGIFSADTISIFGDMVNEGNMLSRSGSVVNFYGLRWRNGNEATIRDESTDGYSANGGLFRFMSNKPARPQYISGGYSAAMNSGPGFPNLSLENKSGIYLDDLSDLKVSQALSFSAGHLFLNGWNLIIGHHTPGAIRNYSGSNFIVTGGGFVYRNNIAAADKTVVFPVGTRIESYTPAAVINNGDPVNIRVGVADSVRQFLTSGRNLFLTSNNKTWQVDFSRADADVTLKLVHRLSDEGPVYEANRAAAYLARFTGSGWDVATERSTPVTPDFPIGSSDGEAAMVQRTFSHLGATNYFTSLVADTSKRPPGTILDYFQAVRSATWADSILLHWITGREYFCAGFTIERKFAGGATFDSIGYVRSSAPGGISFYPRGYHAADLVHNDGFIFYRLKVSMTDGTFFYGPIRIVKGKNTRGDIVVFPNPIQRGGILHIYYGASQHVKAIALIDVPGRRITWQQFRQPLLNRNYYEMKIPDNLAKGIYFLQFLDETDQTIHTEKIILTD, from the coding sequence TTGATCCTCGCGGGAACAGCCATACGGGCCCAGTCGGCTACGTGGCTGCACCCCAATAGCAGTATTGGCATCTTCAGCGCCGATACCATCAGTATATTCGGCGATATGGTGAATGAAGGCAACATGCTCTCCCGCAGCGGCAGTGTGGTCAACTTCTACGGCTTACGATGGCGCAACGGCAACGAAGCCACTATCCGCGATGAAAGCACCGACGGCTACAGTGCCAACGGCGGCCTGTTTCGATTTATGTCCAATAAACCGGCACGTCCCCAGTATATCAGCGGCGGCTACAGTGCGGCGATGAACAGCGGTCCGGGTTTCCCCAATCTGAGTCTGGAAAACAAATCCGGTATTTACCTCGATGACCTGAGCGACCTGAAAGTTTCCCAGGCATTAAGTTTCAGCGCCGGCCACCTGTTTCTGAATGGCTGGAACCTCATCATCGGACATCATACGCCCGGGGCTATACGTAATTATTCCGGCAGTAATTTCATCGTCACCGGCGGCGGTTTCGTTTACCGGAACAATATTGCAGCGGCAGATAAAACCGTGGTATTCCCCGTAGGTACCCGCATTGAAAGCTATACACCAGCAGCTGTCATCAACAACGGTGACCCTGTAAATATTCGTGTAGGCGTTGCTGATAGTGTGCGGCAATTCCTTACATCCGGCAGAAATCTTTTCCTTACCAGCAACAACAAAACCTGGCAGGTAGATTTTTCGCGGGCAGATGCGGATGTTACCTTAAAACTTGTTCATCGCTTATCCGATGAAGGCCCTGTATATGAAGCGAATCGGGCGGCGGCTTACCTGGCAAGATTTACCGGCAGTGGTTGGGATGTAGCCACCGAACGCAGCACACCGGTAACACCCGATTTTCCGATCGGGTCGTCCGACGGCGAAGCCGCCATGGTACAACGCACCTTCTCCCACCTGGGCGCTACCAACTATTTTACCAGCCTGGTGGCAGACACGTCTAAACGGCCACCAGGTACCATCCTGGACTACTTCCAGGCAGTACGCAGCGCTACGTGGGCAGACAGCATCCTGCTGCACTGGATTACCGGCCGGGAATATTTCTGCGCCGGCTTTACCATTGAACGTAAATTTGCCGGCGGTGCCACATTCGACTCCATCGGCTATGTACGCAGCAGCGCCCCCGGTGGCATCAGCTTTTATCCACGTGGATACCATGCCGCCGATCTGGTACATAACGACGGCTTTATTTTCTATCGCCTGAAAGTAAGCATGACAGACGGCACTTTCTTTTACGGACCGATACGGATCGTGAAAGGCAAAAACACCCGGGGAGATATTGTGGTGTTCCCGAATCCGATACAACGAGGTGGTATCCTGCATATCTATTATGGCGCCAGTCAGCACGTGAAAGCCATTGCGCTGATAGATGTGCCTGGCCGGAGAATTACCTGGCAGCAGTTCCGGCAACCGTTGCTAAACCGCAACTACTACGAAATGAAGATACCGGATAACCTGGCTAAGGGTATCTACTTCCTGCAATTCCTCGATGAAACCGATCAGACCATTCATACCGAGAAAATTATCCTGACCGACTGA